From the Bacteroidia bacterium genome, one window contains:
- the ruvB gene encoding Holliday junction branch migration DNA helicase RuvB, whose protein sequence is MTASRPSDLTSPDPRNGDRDAEATLRPVRFEDFVGQQNIVDNLRIFIQAARQRGEALDHVLLTGPPGLGKTTLAHIISNEMGATLRMTSGPVLDKPGDLAGLITGLEEGDALFIDEIHRLSPVVEEYLYSAMEDYTLDIMIDSGPNARSVQIDLKPFTLIGATTRAGLLTSPLRARFGITNRLDYYNVAQLTRIVIRSARILGIDIDEENGATEIARRSRGTPRIANRLLRRARDFAQVIGDGIITRDIADHALNALEVDEHGLDEMDKRILACILDKYGGGPVGLNTLAIAVGEEPGTIEEVYEPYLIQEGYVQRTPRGRELTPVGYRLLGRQPRGGRTQPGLFSEDVQP, encoded by the coding sequence ATGACAGCCTCACGCCCCTCCGACCTGACCAGCCCCGATCCGCGGAACGGCGACCGCGACGCGGAAGCCACGCTCCGTCCGGTACGATTCGAAGATTTTGTCGGCCAGCAGAATATTGTGGACAACCTGCGGATTTTCATTCAGGCGGCACGACAACGCGGTGAAGCGCTCGATCATGTGCTGCTCACAGGACCACCGGGACTGGGCAAAACCACGCTCGCGCATATCATTTCCAACGAAATGGGGGCTACTCTGCGCATGACGTCCGGACCGGTGCTGGACAAGCCGGGGGACCTTGCGGGATTGATCACCGGTCTCGAAGAAGGCGACGCCTTGTTTATTGATGAAATTCATCGTCTTTCTCCCGTGGTTGAGGAATACCTGTACTCGGCGATGGAAGATTACACGTTGGACATCATGATAGACTCGGGACCCAACGCTCGCAGCGTGCAGATCGACCTCAAGCCCTTCACACTCATCGGCGCGACGACGCGCGCCGGTCTGCTGACGTCTCCGCTGCGTGCGCGCTTCGGTATCACCAATCGGCTGGATTACTACAACGTGGCGCAGCTCACGCGCATCGTGATCCGTTCTGCGCGCATTCTGGGCATTGATATCGATGAGGAAAACGGTGCTACAGAAATCGCTCGCCGCTCCCGCGGTACGCCCCGCATCGCCAACCGGCTCCTGCGCCGCGCAAGAGATTTTGCGCAAGTCATCGGCGATGGTATCATTACGCGCGACATCGCGGACCATGCGCTGAATGCGCTCGAAGTGGATGAGCACGGTCTCGATGAAATGGACAAGCGCATACTTGCCTGCATTCTGGACAAGTACGGAGGCGGCCCTGTCGGACTCAACACACTCGCTATCGCTGTCGGTGAGGAGCCGGGCACCATCGAAGAGGTGTACGAACCCTACCTGATACAGGAGGGCTATGTGCAGCGTACGCCCCGCGGCCGGGAATTGACTCCTGTGGGATATCGTCTGCTCGGACGTCAACCCCGGGGGGGACGGACGCAACCCGGGCTATTCAGCGAGGATGTGCAGCCGTGA
- the lptC gene encoding LPS export ABC transporter periplasmic protein LptC has protein sequence MRSILPMLVLSLALLVGCGEKVKPPIQRAGTEEQSPDQESWNSRVIFSDSGLVRAELYARHIRMYRDRRETLLDSGIVVDFYDRNEQHTSRLTARRGRVDDETKNLEAFEDVVFSSDSGTVVETEYIFWDNALKVVRGDRFVTITSPKERLQGYGFEADQGLKNYTVFGKVSGEAEIKKE, from the coding sequence GTGAGATCGATACTGCCGATGCTTGTATTATCCCTCGCGTTGCTTGTCGGCTGTGGTGAAAAGGTGAAGCCGCCCATACAGCGGGCAGGGACTGAGGAACAGAGCCCCGATCAGGAGAGCTGGAATTCCCGGGTGATATTTTCCGACTCCGGTCTGGTGCGCGCGGAGCTGTACGCGCGGCATATCCGCATGTACCGCGACCGTCGCGAGACACTGCTGGACTCCGGCATTGTCGTGGATTTTTATGATCGCAACGAGCAGCATACCTCCCGTCTCACCGCACGCAGGGGGCGAGTGGATGACGAAACGAAAAACCTGGAAGCGTTCGAGGATGTCGTGTTTTCTTCGGACAGTGGCACCGTTGTGGAGACAGAGTACATTTTCTGGGACAATGCCTTGAAAGTGGTGCGGGGCGACCGTTTCGTGACGATCACATCGCCGAAGGAGCGTTTGCAGGGATACGGCTTCGAAGCCGATCAGGGATTGAAGAACTACACGGTATTCGGCAAAGTCAGCGGTGAAGCCGAGATCAAGAAAGAGTAA
- a CDS encoding DNA-3-methyladenine glycosylase I — translation MSEAMQQRCPWCGTDALYVRYHDEEWGVPVHDERRLFEMLTLEGAQAGLSWLTVLRKRESYRAAFDGFDPERIARYTDARIATLLDDPGIIRNRLKVHSTVGNARALLALKDAGASFPELLWSFTGGGTKQNAFTTLSELPARTAESDAMSKALKQLGFNFVGSTICYAFMQAVGMVNDHLVTCFRHTALHNKR, via the coding sequence ATGTCCGAAGCAATGCAACAGCGCTGCCCCTGGTGTGGCACCGATGCGCTGTATGTCCGCTATCACGACGAGGAATGGGGTGTGCCGGTGCATGACGAGCGCAGGCTTTTCGAGATGCTCACGCTCGAAGGCGCGCAAGCCGGCTTGAGCTGGCTGACCGTTCTGCGGAAGCGCGAAAGCTACAGGGCTGCCTTCGACGGCTTCGATCCCGAACGCATCGCGCGCTACACAGACGCGCGCATCGCCACCCTGCTGGACGATCCCGGAATTATCCGCAATCGCCTCAAAGTGCATTCTACGGTAGGCAATGCCCGGGCATTGCTTGCGCTCAAAGATGCCGGTGCTTCCTTTCCGGAGCTTCTCTGGAGTTTCACGGGAGGCGGAACAAAACAGAACGCATTCACAACATTGTCCGAACTGCCCGCGCGCACAGCGGAATCCGATGCGATGAGCAAGGCGCTCAAGCAACTGGGGTTCAATTTCGTCGGCTCGACAATCTGTTATGCCTTCATGCAGGCCGTGGGTATGGTGAACGATCATCTCGTCACGTGTTTTCGCCATACAGCCTTGCACAACAAGCGATAA
- a CDS encoding serine hydrolase produces MKHVSFILAIVVLSWCFPGQRAGAQLDTGKMNALLDQYHRAGVFNGVLLVAQEDRIIFQAAIGDADMEWKQPNGIDTRFRIGSLTKQFTAALLLLLMEDGLIDVEAPLLRYIPEYPKEQAEGVTVHHLLTHTSGIPGYTELPNFIREIMRTTYTREEFMKVFSGLPRQFTPGSAFRYSNSGYYLLGVIIERVTGKSYDQVLRERLTLPLGLDHTGYEHNTSIIPNMARGYQRIPNGYERTQALDSSVPFAAGMLYSTAGDLLRWTRLLHTGKVFAKKETLEMMITPTHDGYACGLKISAIPVKGSTVRNIHHSGGINGFSSQLWYLPDETYTIVALDNTMSNAGLAAETAFALLYDLRAPLFRFPISEEVAAIIDTEGVDKALMRYRELKDSAAERYDFSEQELNGLGYYYMGKGKLDIAQRLLALNLEMFPDAFNAWDSMGEIHMNMGNKDEAIRHYRRALELNPGSGNAIAMLKKLGVEVETVPVSVPESVLDSYLGRYELQPGFVLTVTREGTQLRMQATGQPRVDVYPATETKFYLKVVDAQVTFVRDDNGSVHELILHQGGRDMPAKRIP; encoded by the coding sequence ATGAAACACGTTTCGTTCATCCTCGCAATCGTCGTCCTCTCCTGGTGTTTCCCGGGGCAGCGAGCCGGCGCACAATTGGATACAGGCAAAATGAACGCTCTGCTCGATCAATATCATCGCGCGGGTGTATTCAACGGCGTGCTGCTCGTGGCGCAGGAAGACAGAATCATATTTCAGGCCGCGATCGGGGACGCCGATATGGAGTGGAAGCAGCCGAACGGCATCGATACACGCTTCCGCATCGGTTCCCTCACCAAGCAGTTCACCGCCGCGTTGCTTCTCTTGCTCATGGAGGATGGATTGATTGACGTTGAGGCACCGCTGCTCCGCTACATCCCTGAATATCCAAAGGAGCAGGCCGAGGGCGTCACGGTGCATCACCTGCTGACGCATACCTCAGGCATTCCGGGGTACACGGAGTTGCCGAATTTCATTCGCGAGATCATGCGGACGACGTACACGCGGGAAGAATTCATGAAGGTGTTCTCCGGTTTACCGCGGCAGTTCACTCCGGGCAGTGCGTTCCGTTACAGTAACTCCGGATATTATCTCCTTGGTGTCATAATCGAACGCGTGACCGGCAAATCCTACGATCAGGTATTGCGTGAGCGGCTCACGCTCCCCCTGGGTCTGGACCATACCGGCTATGAGCACAATACCTCGATCATTCCCAACATGGCTCGCGGTTATCAACGTATTCCCAACGGGTACGAACGCACACAGGCACTCGATTCCAGTGTGCCCTTTGCGGCAGGCATGCTCTACTCGACGGCAGGGGATTTGCTGCGTTGGACACGACTGCTGCACACCGGCAAAGTGTTTGCGAAAAAGGAAACTCTGGAGATGATGATCACGCCGACTCATGACGGCTATGCGTGCGGACTGAAGATCTCCGCAATACCGGTCAAAGGGAGTACCGTGCGCAATATCCATCATTCAGGCGGAATCAACGGATTTTCGTCGCAGCTCTGGTATCTGCCGGACGAAACCTACACCATCGTCGCGCTGGATAACACCATGTCCAACGCCGGATTGGCAGCGGAGACGGCCTTCGCATTGCTGTATGATCTTCGGGCGCCCCTGTTCCGTTTCCCCATCTCCGAAGAGGTGGCTGCCATCATCGACACCGAGGGAGTCGACAAGGCGTTGATGCGCTATCGGGAATTGAAGGACAGCGCCGCCGAGCGTTACGATTTTTCCGAGCAGGAACTCAACGGACTCGGCTACTACTACATGGGGAAAGGAAAGCTGGACATTGCGCAGCGGCTTCTCGCCCTCAATCTGGAAATGTTTCCCGATGCCTTCAATGCATGGGATAGCATGGGTGAGATCCACATGAACATGGGGAACAAGGACGAAGCGATCCGGCATTACCGCCGCGCACTCGAACTGAATCCCGGCAGCGGGAACGCGATAGCGATGCTGAAAAAGTTGGGCGTGGAGGTCGAAACCGTGCCGGTCTCAGTGCCGGAATCCGTACTGGACAGCTATCTCGGACGCTATGAACTCCAGCCGGGCTTCGTCCTGACAGTGACGCGCGAGGGTACGCAACTCAGGATGCAGGCGACGGGTCAGCCGCGCGTGGACGTGTATCCCGCCACGGAGACGAAGTTTTATCTGAAAGTTGTGGATGCGCAAGTGACGTTCGTGCGTGATGACAACGGCAGTGTGCATGAACTCATCCTGCATCAGGGCGGCAGGGATATGCCCGCCAAACGCATTCCGTGA
- a CDS encoding SH3 domain-containing protein, producing the protein MSTADQHLLHTAASHPWRRGIAITAWRASYAYTVRLHSGEHVTVVPRESEWPGWQWCANAEGEEAGCPAVLLDLRGDRATVLNDYDSTELDVRVGEALLLGDRQAGWVWCRSGDGSEGWLPDSCVAEQSS; encoded by the coding sequence GTGAGCACCGCCGATCAACACCTTCTGCACACTGCGGCGTCGCATCCCTGGCGTCGCGGCATTGCCATCACCGCCTGGCGCGCGTCGTATGCGTATACTGTCCGCTTGCATTCCGGCGAGCATGTGACCGTAGTTCCGCGTGAAAGTGAGTGGCCCGGTTGGCAGTGGTGCGCCAATGCCGAAGGCGAGGAAGCTGGGTGCCCCGCAGTGCTGCTCGACCTCCGCGGTGACCGTGCCACCGTGCTGAACGATTACGATTCAACAGAACTCGATGTACGCGTCGGCGAGGCGTTGTTGCTCGGCGACCGGCAGGCGGGATGGGTATGGTGCAGAAGTGGCGATGGCAGTGAAGGATGGCTCCCCGATTCCTGTGTTGCGGAGCAGTCGTCATGA
- a CDS encoding NFACT RNA binding domain-containing protein, producing the protein MFSNWLTWRAACVALDEHLRGSRIVSVFTQQKGELLLELAGSRHDVHLHLSVQPNFTWLLPKTELARARKNSLDLFPSIAGDVLASITIASNDRIVRIALDSGRTLYASLIPARGNLFLYDAQGELLDQFKRGGVPVHPASLRYCNDFTFPDRGEIRSVLDAGPSIPPLNTLKALRPWLQGALAREILFRAALPAERAEATGAAPAWERLPEVMEELREELHAGASHVYSSGGVPTAFSLVTLRHVENSEHFRCADVLEGLSTFVRNRWAASGFTATRDRVLRAAGRELDKAEKKLSLLPSESDLKLSAEQWKKFGNLLMIHLLDTPSQHDRMLVPDLFVDPRLIVSIPLTPGSTVLENAQRYFGKAQSASASLEYVAVRRKWLMELHDQLRTLISESTLVSNAAEMRETLAKHHTLLRRIGLTDKGTRDTNPFPFRRFIVAGGFEVWAGKSSANNDALTVRHARPNDIWFHARGVGGSHVVLKVGSAQGEPTKEAIRQAASIAAYYSKHRNAKNVPVAYTEKKYVRKPKGAAPGSVIMEREKVVMVQPMLPEGMSEE; encoded by the coding sequence ATGTTTTCAAACTGGCTGACCTGGAGAGCCGCATGCGTCGCGTTGGACGAACATCTGCGCGGATCGCGCATCGTATCCGTGTTCACACAGCAAAAAGGAGAACTGCTGCTGGAACTCGCCGGGTCGCGTCACGACGTCCATCTCCATCTGTCGGTGCAGCCCAATTTCACCTGGCTCCTGCCAAAGACGGAACTCGCGCGAGCCAGAAAAAACTCGCTCGATCTTTTTCCTTCCATCGCGGGCGATGTGCTCGCGTCCATCACCATTGCGTCGAACGATCGAATCGTGCGCATCGCACTTGACAGCGGCCGCACCCTGTATGCTTCGCTCATACCCGCGCGGGGGAACCTGTTTCTCTATGATGCGCAGGGTGAACTGCTTGACCAATTCAAGCGCGGCGGTGTGCCGGTACACCCCGCTTCGCTGCGGTATTGCAACGACTTCACTTTCCCTGATCGAGGAGAGATACGCTCCGTGTTGGATGCCGGACCTTCTATCCCTCCTCTCAATACATTGAAGGCGCTCCGACCGTGGCTGCAGGGAGCATTGGCCCGCGAAATTCTTTTTCGCGCCGCACTGCCGGCCGAGAGAGCTGAAGCCACCGGCGCTGCTCCCGCGTGGGAGCGACTTCCGGAGGTGATGGAGGAACTGCGGGAGGAGTTACACGCCGGTGCGTCACACGTGTACAGCTCTGGCGGCGTGCCGACGGCATTTTCCCTTGTCACATTGCGGCACGTGGAGAACTCCGAGCACTTTCGCTGCGCCGATGTGCTGGAGGGTTTGAGTACCTTTGTGCGGAATCGCTGGGCTGCGAGCGGCTTCACCGCGACGCGCGACCGCGTTCTCCGCGCCGCCGGACGCGAGTTGGATAAGGCGGAGAAAAAGCTATCTCTGCTTCCGTCCGAAAGCGATTTGAAGCTATCGGCGGAACAATGGAAGAAATTCGGCAACCTGCTCATGATCCACCTTCTCGACACACCATCGCAGCATGACCGCATGCTGGTCCCGGATCTTTTCGTCGATCCCCGACTGATCGTGAGCATACCACTCACACCGGGCAGCACCGTACTGGAAAACGCACAGCGGTATTTCGGCAAGGCACAGAGCGCGAGTGCCTCCCTGGAGTACGTCGCGGTACGCAGAAAATGGTTGATGGAGCTGCACGACCAGCTCCGGACACTCATATCGGAGAGCACTCTTGTTTCGAACGCGGCGGAGATGCGGGAGACGCTCGCAAAACATCACACGTTGCTCCGGAGGATAGGTTTGACGGACAAAGGAACACGAGATACGAATCCTTTCCCCTTTCGCCGTTTTATCGTGGCGGGAGGCTTCGAGGTATGGGCGGGGAAAAGCAGCGCGAACAATGACGCGCTGACGGTGCGTCACGCCCGTCCCAATGACATCTGGTTTCACGCCCGTGGTGTGGGCGGTTCGCATGTGGTGCTGAAAGTGGGCAGTGCGCAAGGCGAGCCGACGAAAGAGGCGATCCGCCAGGCCGCTTCCATCGCGGCGTACTATAGCAAACACCGCAATGCGAAAAACGTCCCTGTCGCCTACACCGAAAAAAAATACGTGCGTAAACCGAAGGGCGCCGCGCCGGGTTCGGTGATTATGGAGCGCGAAAAAGTGGTCATGGTGCAGCCGATGCTGCCTGAAGGCATGTCCGAGGAGTAA